A single window of Aphidius gifuensis isolate YNYX2018 linkage group LG1, ASM1490517v1, whole genome shotgun sequence DNA harbors:
- the LOC122861198 gene encoding 39S ribosomal protein L54, mitochondrial: MTLLLSLIRQTTITTAPLHFVVSKCGYAAPASAVFSAKAKKAKKAAGSTKIVLPVETDTKKLVEYVCGSNILKEGEDVKLKDDSEYPDWLWNIYLGEPKKLEELDPNTKAYWRKLREKNLRRNNRLIAGKKF, translated from the exons ATGACtttattgttatcattaattagacagacaacaataacaactgCACCCTTACATTTTGTTGTATCAAAATGTGGCTATGCAGCTCCAGCAT CTGCAGTATTTAGTGCAAAAGctaaaaaagccaaaaaagCAGCAGGAAGTACTAAAATTGTATTACCAGTTGAGACAGatactaaaaaattagttgaatATGTTTGTGGAagtaatatattaaaagaagGTGAAGATGTTAAATTAAAGGATGACAGTGAATATCCAGATTGGCTTTGGAATATATATCTTGGTGAGCcaaaaaaacttgaagaaCTTGATCCAAATACAAAAGCATACTGGAGAAAATTACGTGAAAAGAATCTTAGAAGAAATAATCGTTTAATtgctggaaaaaaattttaa